In the genome of Vicia villosa cultivar HV-30 ecotype Madison, WI linkage group LG7, Vvil1.0, whole genome shotgun sequence, one region contains:
- the LOC131616540 gene encoding DEAD-box ATP-dependent RNA helicase 31-like: protein MPSKLFLSQMRLLHSPFLSQSLIKLSHLPLRNAAFRPRTFSVRPDRIRASKSLVDDEAELSNWVDDLRTGRETPDTTRPGSGAGKDSGFRSRKSSAVSRGSGLGERRGGDFRKGKPSLNSKRRFPVRSDSSDVEDEVVDVGKFKGGGGGGGSGSIGRFISEDETEDEIEGEESDEEIVEKSRSVLFGKKVSGLSTTTTTTRPASSGGSDSYLSESRFDQCSVSPLSLKGVKDAGYEKMTVVQEATLPVILKGKDVLAKAKTGTGKTVAFLLPSIEIVVKSPPSDRDQRRPPIFVLVICPTRELACQAAAEATKLLKYHPTLGVQVVIGGTRLTLEQKRMQANPCQILVATPGRLRDHIENTAGFASRLMGVKALVLDEADHLLDMGFRKDIEKIIAAIPKQRQTLMFSATIPDEVRQVCHIAMKRDFEYINTVQEGSEDTHAQVHQMHLVAPLEKHFPLLYAILKEHIADDVDYKVLVFCTTAMVTRLVADLLGELNLNVREIHSRKPQSYRTRVSDEFRKSKGLILVTSDVSARGVDYPDVTLVVQVGLPADREQYIHRLGRTGRRGKEGQGILLLAPWEEFFLATAKDLPIGKAPVPSVDPDTKKKVERALSNVEMKNKEAAYQAWLGYYNSNKKVGKDKYRLVELANEFSRCMGLDSPPAIPKLVLGKMGLKNIPGLRSK from the exons ATGCCCTCAAAACTCTTCTTATCACAAATGCGTCTTCTTCACTCTCCATTTCTCTCTCAATCTCTCATCAAACTCTCCCACCTCCCACTCCGCAACGCCGCGTTTCGTCCTCGAACTTTCTCCGTCCGTCCAGACAGAATCAGAGCTTCCAAAAGCCTCGTCGACGACGAGGCCGAGCTTAGTAACTGGGTCGACGACTTGCGAACCGGTCGCGAAACTCCTGATACCACTAGACCGGGTTCAGGTGCTGGTAAAGATAGCGGGTTCCGGTCACGGAAGAGTAGTGCTGTTAGTAGGGGTTCTGGTTTGGGAGAAAGAAGGGGTGGTGATTTTAGGAAGGGGAAACCTAGTTTGAATTCGAAGAGGAGGTTTCCGGTGAGGAGTGATAGTAGTGATGTTGAGGATGAGGTTGTGGATGTAGGCAAGTTtaaaggtggtggtggtggtggtggttcgGGAAGTATTGGTAGGTTTATTAGTGAAGATGAAACTGAAGATGagattgaaggagaagaaagtgATGAGGAGATTGTTGAAAAGAGTAGAAGTGTTTTGTTTGGTAAAAAAGTAAGTGGCttgtcaacaacaacaactactacTAGACCTGCTTCATCTGGTGGAAGTGATTCTTATTTAAGCGAATCCAG ATTCGACCAGTGTTCAGTCTCTCCACTGTCCTTAAAAGGAGTCAAGGATGCTGGGTATGAGAAAATGACTGTTGTGCAGGAGGCTACCCTTCCAGTAATTCTTAAAG GTAAGGATGTCCTAGCCAAGGCTAAAACAGGCACGGGAAAAACAGTAGCCTTTTTG CTTCCATCAATTGAAATTGTTGTGAAGTCTCCACCAAGTGACCGTGATCAAAGGCGACCACCAATTTTTGTTCTTGTCATATGTCCTACCCGAGAACTTGCTTGTCAAGCTGCTGCCGAAGCCACTAAACTGCTTAAGTATCATCCTACCTTAGGTGTTCAAGTTGTGATTGGAGGAACAAGACTCACATTAGAACAGAAACGCATGCAAGCAAATCCTTGCCAG ATCCTTGTTGCTACACCTGGAAGGCTTAGAGATCATATTGAAAATACCGCTGGTTTTGCATCCAGGCTTATGGGGGTGAAGGCTTTGGTGCTTGATGAAGCTGATCATTTACTAGACATGGGATTTCGCAAAGATATTGAGAAAATAATTGCTGCAATCCCTAAACAACGACAGACACTTATGTTTTCTGCAACAATTCCCGACGAG GTGCGCCAAGTCTGCCATATTGCTATGAAAAGGGATTTTGAATATATTAATACAGTACAGGAGGGTAGTGAGGATACACATGCACAG GTCCACCAAATGCATTTAGTTGCACCATTAGAGAAGCATTTCCCTTTACTCTATGCTATTCTGAAGGAGCACATTGCAGATGATGTTGACTATAAG GTTCTTGTTTTCTGCACAACCGCCATGGTCACAAGACTTGTTGCTGATCTCCTTGGGGAGTTGAACTTGAATGTCAGAGAaatccattcaagaaagcctCAGAGTTATAGAACCAGGGTTTCTGATGAATTCCGGAAGTCAAAGGGTCTCATCTTGGTTACTTCGGATGTATCCGCACGTGGAGTTGATTATCCGGATGTTACTCTTGTTGTACAG GTTGGTCTGCCGGCTGATAGAGAACAATATATACATAGACTAGGTAGAACAGGGCGAAGAGGAAAAGAAGGGCAGGGCATACTGCTGCTTGCTCCTTGGGAAGAGTTCTTTTTAGCTACCGCAAAAGATTTACCTATTGGGAAAGCTCCGGTCCCTTCTGTTGATCCTGACACTAAGAAAAAG GTGGAAAGGGCTCTATCAAATGTGGAGATGAAGAATAAAGAAGCAGCATATCAGGCATGGCTTGGTTACTACAACTCTAACAAGAAAGTGGGGAAAGATAAGTATAGGTTAGTGGAGCTTGCAAACGAGTTCAGTCGATGCATGGGGCTTGATAGCCCTCCAGCTATTCCTAAGCTTGTCCTTGGCAAGATGGGTCTTAAAAATATCCCTGGTTTACGTTCCAAAtag
- the LOC131616541 gene encoding DEAD-box ATP-dependent RNA helicase 31-like, with protein sequence MNPAAQNAAANKKSGSSSRKRKNRDLKNGKPNGSSKKRFQTTNNEVVEEVNLNKSRVDNGGSGSIVVTDSYLSDSRFDKCSVSPLSLKGIKDAGYEKMTLVQEATLPVILKGKDVLAKAKTGTGKTVAFLLPSIELVVKSPPTDRGQKRTPILILVICPTRELACQAAAEATKLLKYHPTIGAQVVIGGTNLSSEQKHMQSNPCQILVATPGRLRDHIDNTAGFASRLMGVKALVLDEADHLLDMGFRKDIEKIIAAVPKQRQTLMFSATVPDSVHQVCKIALRKDFEFISTVKEGTEETHSKVNQKYLVAPPDKHFSLLYAILKEHIADDADYKVLVFCTTAMVTRLVSDLLGRLNLKVREIHSRKPQSYRTRISDEFRRSKGLILVTSDVSARGVDYPDVTLVVQVGLPTDKQQYIHRLGRTGRKGKEGQGILLLAPWEEFFLDSAKDLPIGKAPVPSVDPDTKKKVERAISNVEMENKEKAYQAWLGYYNSNKKIGKDKKKLVELANEFSRCMGLDTPPAISHLILRKMGLGNVPGLRSK encoded by the exons ATGAACCCTGCTGCCCAAAACGCGGCGGCCAACAAAAAAAGCGGCTCCAGTTCACGGAAGAGAAAAAACCGTGACCTGAAAAACGGTAAACctaatggaagttcaaaaaaaaggTTTCAAACTACCAACAATGAGGTCGTAGAAGAAGTAAATTTGAACAAAAGCCGTGTTGATAACGGTGGTTCTGGAAGCATAGTCGTAACTGATTCTTATTTAAGTGATTCCAG ATTCGATAAATGTTCGGTTTCGCCGTTGTCGTTAAAAGGAATTAAGGATGCTGGATATGAGAAAATGACTCTTGTTCAGGAAGCAACACTTCCAGTTATTCTGAAAG GTAAGGATGTCTTGGCTAAAGCTAAAACAGGCACGGGAAAAACAGTAGCCTTTTTG CTTCCATCAATTGAACTTGTTGTGAAGTCTCCGCCAACTGATCGTGGTCAAAAGCGGACACCGATTCTTATTCTTGTCATCTGCCCAACTCGAGAGCTTGCTTGTCAAGCTGCTGCAGAAGCAACTAAACTTCTTAAGTATCATCCTACCATCGGTGCTCAAGTTGTGATTGGAGGAACAAATCTTAGTTCAGAACAGAAACATATGCAATCAAATCCTTGCCAG ATCCTTGTTGCTACTCCTGGAAGGCTTAGAGATCACATTGATAATACTGCCGGTTTTGCATCTAGGCTTATGGGGGTGAAGGCCTTGGTGCTCGATGAAGCCGATCATTTACTAGACATGGGGTTTCGCAAAGATATTGAGAAAATAATTGCTGCAGTCCCTAAACAACGACAAACACTTATGTTTTCTGCAACCGTTCCGGACTCG GTGCATCAAGTCTGTAAGATTGCATTGAGAAAGGATTTTGAATTTATTTCTACAGTTAAGGAGGGTACTGAGGAGACGCATTCAAAG GTTAACCAAAAGTATTTAGTTGCCCCACCAGACAAGCATTTCTCTTTACTCTATGCTATTCTGAAGGAGCACATTGCTGATGATGCTGACTATAAG GTTCTTGTTTTCTGCACAACTGCTATGGTCACAAGACTTGTTTCAGATCTCCTTGGGAGGTTGAACTTGAAAGTGAGAGAaatccattcaagaaagcctCAGAGTTATAGAACCAGAATTTCTGATGAATTCCGCAGATCAAAGGGTCTCATCCTTGTTACTTCGGATGTATCCGCACGTGGAGTTGATTATCCAGATGTTACTCTTGTCGTACAG GTTGGGCTACCGActgataaacaacaatatatacatCGACTAGGTAGAACAGGGCGAAAAGGAAAAGAAGGGCAGGGCATACTGCTACTAGCTCCTTGGGAAGAATTCTTTTTAGATTCCGCAAAAGATTTGCCTATTGGGAAAGCTCCGGTACCTTCAGTTGATCCTGACACTAAGAAAAAG GTGGAAAGGGCTATATCGAATGTGGAGATGGAGAATAAAGAAAAAGCATATCAAGCATGGCTTGGTTACTACAATTCAAATAAGAAAATTGGGAAAGATAAGAAGAAGTTAGTGGAGCTTGCAAATGAATTCAGTAGATGCATGGGGCTTGATACCCCTCCAGCTATCTCTCATCTTATCCTTCGTAAGATGGGTCTTGGAAATGTCCCTGGTTTACGTTCCAAATAG